A genome region from Streptomyces sp. S4.7 includes the following:
- a CDS encoding Lrp/AsnC ligand binding domain-containing protein, translating to MVQAYILIQTEVGKATIVAETIAKIPGVIQAEDVTGPYDVIVRAQSDTVDDLGRMVVAKVQQVDGITRTLTCPVVHL from the coding sequence GTGGTACAGGCGTACATCCTTATTCAGACCGAGGTGGGCAAGGCGACAATCGTCGCCGAGACCATCGCGAAGATCCCTGGAGTGATACAGGCCGAGGACGTCACCGGTCCCTATGACGTGATCGTGCGTGCCCAGTCCGACACCGTGGACGACCTCGGCCGCATGGTGGTCGCCAAGGTCCAGCAAGTGGACGGCATCACCCGCACCCTGACCTGCCCGGTCGTGCACCTGTAG
- the thiD gene encoding bifunctional hydroxymethylpyrimidine kinase/phosphomethylpyrimidine kinase, whose translation MAISPESAAFSGPARVPARVLTVAGSDSGGGAGIQADLKTMLAFGVHGMSVLTAVTAQNSRGVQGVWEQPVDAVRAQYRSVVDDIGVQAVKTGMLSSAALVDTVAELLAGTDVPAVVDPVGVSKHGDPLLAVSALDSVRKRLLPTATVATPNLDEVAQLTGVEVRDEAGMPRAAAAVLAFGPRWVLIKGGHLPGDAVDLLTDGSEEHWLRAPRHDNRHTHGTGCTLAAAIAAGLGTGQGVVEAVVAAKRYVTGAIAAGFPLGGGIGPVDHAWRFR comes from the coding sequence ATGGCCATATCACCCGAGTCCGCCGCGTTCTCCGGGCCCGCCCGCGTGCCCGCCCGTGTTCTCACCGTCGCCGGGTCCGACTCCGGTGGCGGTGCGGGAATCCAGGCGGACCTCAAGACCATGCTGGCGTTCGGCGTGCACGGCATGAGCGTGCTCACGGCCGTCACCGCGCAGAACTCCCGCGGCGTGCAAGGCGTTTGGGAACAGCCCGTGGATGCGGTGCGGGCCCAGTACCGCAGTGTCGTGGACGACATCGGCGTCCAGGCGGTGAAGACCGGCATGCTCTCGTCGGCGGCGCTGGTGGATACCGTCGCCGAACTCCTCGCCGGGACCGATGTTCCGGCGGTGGTCGATCCGGTCGGGGTCTCCAAGCACGGGGACCCGCTGCTGGCGGTATCCGCGCTGGACTCCGTACGGAAGCGGCTGCTGCCGACGGCGACCGTCGCCACGCCCAACCTCGACGAGGTCGCGCAGCTGACCGGTGTGGAGGTGCGGGACGAGGCGGGGATGCCGCGCGCCGCCGCCGCCGTACTGGCCTTCGGGCCCCGCTGGGTGCTGATCAAGGGCGGGCATCTGCCGGGGGACGCCGTGGACCTGCTGACGGACGGCAGCGAGGAGCACTGGCTGCGCGCACCGCGCCACGACAACCGTCACACGCACGGGACCGGCTGCACGCTCGCCGCCGCGATCGCGGCGGGGCTGGGGACGGGGCAGGGGGTCGTGGAGGCCGTCGTCGCCGCGAAGCGGTACGTGACGGGGGCGATCGCCGCGGGCTTTCCGCTGGGCGGCGGTATCGGCCCCGTGGACCACGCCTGGCGCTTCCGCTGA
- a CDS encoding DAK2 domain-containing protein produces MPQTLDAAAVRTWCSLSLDALGRDREEIDAINVYPVADGDTGTNLYLTVESAVQAVEAVFDAHATGTSVPDLPDAVRAMAHGALIGARGNSGTILAQLLRGMAEVLGEDAAGAGAGTGAGAEDGGDHLARALRRAAQLAREAVAHPVEGTILTVAAAAADAAARTASDGAGGDGAAYGSGAAVHAAYAGARVALDATPGQLAVLGRAGVVDAGGRGLLAVLAALVEAVTGDAPARVAPGARPHALPAVVESCDTDDSAPGPAFEVIYLLETDEAGIGRLRRRLDALGDSLVVVGGDGLWNVHVHVDDAGAAVEAGVEAGRPYRIRITHFGAAAGHQRERAQRAVVAVVPGEGLAGLCAEAGATTVLARPGEPPASGELVEAIRRAHAHEVVLLPNDAELRHTAAAAAEQARAEGIRVALIPTRAAVQGIAALAVHEPDRRFDEDVVAMTSAAGATRYAELAVAERQSWTMAGICQAGDLLGLIDGDVAVIGTELAATAESVLDRMLSAGGELVTLVLGEDVPDTLAERLERHVRSGHMAVDTVVYRGGRQSVPLLIGVE; encoded by the coding sequence GTGCCGCAGACCCTCGACGCCGCAGCGGTACGTACCTGGTGCTCGCTGTCGCTGGACGCCCTGGGCCGGGACCGCGAGGAGATCGACGCGATCAACGTCTATCCGGTCGCCGACGGGGACACCGGCACCAATCTCTATCTGACGGTGGAGTCCGCCGTGCAGGCCGTCGAGGCCGTCTTCGACGCGCACGCGACGGGGACCTCCGTACCCGACCTGCCCGATGCCGTACGGGCCATGGCGCACGGGGCACTGATCGGGGCGCGGGGGAACTCCGGCACGATCCTGGCGCAACTGCTGCGGGGCATGGCCGAGGTGCTGGGCGAGGACGCGGCCGGCGCCGGTGCGGGGACCGGGGCCGGGGCGGAGGACGGCGGCGATCATCTGGCCAGGGCGCTGCGCAGGGCGGCCCAGCTGGCGCGCGAGGCCGTCGCGCACCCGGTCGAGGGGACGATTCTCACGGTGGCCGCCGCCGCCGCGGACGCCGCCGCGCGTACGGCGAGCGACGGGGCGGGCGGCGACGGTGCGGCGTACGGCAGCGGCGCGGCCGTCCACGCCGCGTACGCCGGAGCCCGCGTCGCGCTCGACGCGACACCGGGCCAGCTCGCCGTCCTCGGTCGCGCCGGAGTCGTGGACGCCGGCGGAAGGGGCCTGCTCGCCGTCCTCGCCGCACTCGTGGAGGCCGTCACGGGCGACGCCCCGGCCCGTGTCGCACCGGGCGCCCGCCCGCACGCCCTGCCCGCCGTCGTGGAGTCCTGCGACACGGACGACAGCGCCCCGGGCCCGGCCTTCGAGGTCATCTACCTCCTGGAGACGGACGAGGCGGGCATCGGCCGGCTCCGTCGACGGCTCGACGCCCTGGGCGACTCGCTCGTCGTGGTCGGGGGCGACGGCCTGTGGAACGTGCACGTGCACGTCGACGACGCGGGCGCCGCGGTGGAGGCCGGGGTCGAGGCGGGACGCCCCTACCGCATCCGCATCACGCACTTCGGCGCCGCCGCCGGGCACCAGCGGGAGCGGGCGCAGCGCGCCGTCGTCGCCGTGGTCCCGGGCGAAGGTCTCGCCGGACTGTGCGCCGAGGCCGGAGCCACGACGGTGCTGGCGCGCCCCGGGGAGCCACCGGCGAGCGGCGAGCTGGTCGAGGCCATCCGGCGCGCCCACGCGCACGAGGTGGTGCTCCTGCCGAACGACGCGGAGCTGCGCCACACCGCCGCTGCCGCCGCCGAACAGGCCCGCGCCGAGGGAATCCGGGTCGCCCTCATCCCGACCAGGGCGGCCGTACAGGGCATCGCCGCCCTCGCGGTGCACGAGCCGGACCGCCGTTTCGACGAGGACGTGGTCGCCATGACCTCGGCCGCCGGCGCCACCCGCTACGCCGAACTGGCCGTCGCGGAGCGGCAGTCCTGGACCATGGCCGGCATCTGCCAGGCCGGAGACCTGCTGGGGCTGATCGACGGCGACGTCGCGGTGATCGGCACCGAACTCGCGGCCACGGCCGAGAGCGTCCTGGACCGGATGCTG
- a CDS encoding thiamine-phosphate kinase, whose protein sequence is MKGTVGELGEFGLIRELTSRLTTTPAVRLGPGDDAAVVAAPDRKVVASTDILLEGRHFRRDWSTAYDVGRKAAAQNLADIAAMGAVPTALLLGLVVPAELPVTWPTELMDGIRDECQVAGAAVVGGDVVRGETITLAITALGDLRNHEPVTRSGAQPGDVVAYTGWLGWSAAGHAVLSRGFRSPRAFVEAHRRPEPPYHAGPAAAGLGATAMTDVSDGLVADLGHIADASKVRIDLRSGLIDIPSQMNDIGQAVGVDPLQWVLTGGEDHAIVATFPPDAKLPARWKVIGEVLNPSALPQVTVDGAPWTSKGGWDHFGDTA, encoded by the coding sequence GTGAAGGGCACCGTGGGCGAGTTGGGGGAGTTCGGACTCATCAGGGAGCTCACTTCCCGGCTCACCACCACTCCGGCGGTCCGGCTCGGGCCGGGCGACGACGCCGCGGTGGTGGCCGCACCCGACCGCAAGGTCGTGGCGAGTACGGACATCCTCCTTGAAGGGCGGCACTTCCGCCGCGACTGGTCGACCGCCTACGACGTGGGGAGGAAGGCCGCCGCGCAGAATCTCGCCGACATCGCGGCGATGGGGGCGGTCCCGACCGCGCTGCTGCTCGGCCTGGTCGTCCCGGCCGAACTCCCGGTCACCTGGCCCACCGAGCTGATGGACGGAATCCGCGACGAGTGCCAGGTCGCGGGCGCCGCGGTGGTCGGCGGCGACGTCGTACGGGGCGAGACGATCACCCTCGCGATCACCGCGCTCGGCGACCTGCGCAACCACGAGCCGGTGACGAGGTCGGGCGCGCAGCCGGGCGATGTCGTCGCGTACACCGGCTGGTTGGGCTGGTCGGCGGCCGGACACGCGGTGCTGTCGCGCGGATTCCGGTCACCCCGTGCCTTCGTCGAGGCGCACCGGCGTCCGGAACCGCCGTACCACGCGGGGCCAGCGGCGGCGGGGCTCGGCGCCACGGCGATGACGGACGTGAGCGACGGCCTCGTGGCCGACCTCGGACACATCGCCGACGCCAGCAAGGTCCGTATCGATCTGCGGTCGGGGCTCATCGACATTCCCTCGCAGATGAACGACATCGGGCAGGCGGTGGGGGTGGACCCGCTCCAGTGGGTGCTGACCGGGGGAGAGGACCACGCGATCGTCGCGACGTTCCCGCCGGACGCCAAGCTGCCCGCGAGGTGGAAGGTGATCGGCGAGGTCCTCAACCCGTCGGCGCTGCCACAGGTGACGGTCGACGGGGCGCCGTGGACGAGCAAGGGCGGCTGGGACCACTTCGGGGACACGGCGTGA
- the rpmB gene encoding 50S ribosomal protein L28: protein MAANCDVCGKGPGFGNNISHSHRRTSRRWNPNIQRVRAVVGRTPKRLNVCTSCIKAGKVSR from the coding sequence GTGGCTGCCAACTGCGACGTCTGCGGCAAGGGGCCGGGCTTCGGCAACAACATTTCGCACTCGCACCGCCGTACGTCCCGTCGCTGGAACCCGAACATCCAGCGCGTGCGTGCCGTGGTCGGTCGGACGCCGAAGCGGCTCAACGTCTGCACATCGTGCATCAAGGCCGGCAAGGTCTCGCGCTGA